In the Desulforhopalus sp. genome, one interval contains:
- a CDS encoding MarR family transcriptional regulator, which produces MSGCGCGCGSKGKGTVSESKLILEALAKCQAPCGTKDVAAATGLDKDVVSKQIAELKKQGLVDSPVRCKIGITPAGRASI; this is translated from the coding sequence ATGAGTGGATGTGGTTGCGGTTGTGGAAGCAAGGGAAAGGGGACGGTCAGTGAGTCCAAGCTCATCCTCGAGGCGCTTGCCAAGTGCCAGGCCCCGTGCGGCACAAAAGATGTTGCCGCGGCGACCGGCTTGGATAAAGATGTGGTCAGCAAGCAGATTGCCGAATTGAAAAAGCAAGGTCTGGTGGATAGTCCGGTACGTTGCAAAATTGGTATTACTCCGGCGGGAAGGGCCTCGATCTAA
- a CDS encoding ABC transporter ATP-binding protein, producing the protein MSTAGLEVEGGVGKQFPAPYLAVEGISHAFAERGDGRFVLSDISFTVARGEFVCLLGQSGCGKTTLLNILAGFLTPTSGRCLLEGRAINGPGPDRGVVFQEDALFPWLTLRENIAFGLKAIPGGGQRATEVDRFLGLVGLDGYGDYLPRQISGGMKQRAALARVLIRSPRMLLMDEPFGALDAQSRETSQELLQNLALGREQTILFITHDVREAVTLADRVLVLGRQSQGLCGEEPILLPRPRDPDGEMFHTYCRRLRERLRG; encoded by the coding sequence ATGAGTACCGCTGGCTTGGAGGTGGAGGGCGGCGTGGGAAAACAATTCCCGGCGCCGTATCTGGCGGTGGAGGGGATCAGCCACGCCTTTGCCGAGAGGGGTGATGGCCGGTTTGTCCTCTCCGACATCTCCTTTACCGTCGCTCGCGGCGAGTTCGTCTGCCTGCTCGGCCAGAGCGGTTGTGGGAAGACGACACTGCTTAATATTCTTGCGGGGTTTCTGACGCCGACCAGCGGTCGGTGCCTGCTTGAGGGCAGGGCCATAAACGGCCCCGGTCCCGATCGCGGTGTGGTGTTTCAGGAGGATGCCCTTTTTCCCTGGTTGACCCTCCGCGAAAATATTGCTTTCGGTCTGAAGGCGATTCCTGGTGGCGGGCAGCGGGCGACTGAGGTGGACCGCTTTCTTGGCCTGGTCGGTCTGGATGGTTACGGCGATTATCTGCCCCGGCAAATCTCGGGGGGGATGAAGCAGCGGGCGGCGCTTGCCCGGGTGCTGATCCGCTCGCCGCGGATGCTCCTCATGGATGAACCGTTCGGGGCGCTGGACGCCCAGAGCCGCGAAACGAGCCAGGAACTCCTGCAGAATCTGGCACTTGGCCGGGAGCAGACCATTCTCTTTATTACCCACGACGTGCGCGAAGCTGTCACCCTCGCCGACCGGGTACTGGTCCTTGGTCGGCAAAGTCAAGGACTGTGCGGTGAGGAGCCGATCCTCCTCCCCAGGCCGCGCGATCCGGATGGGGAGATGTTTCACACCTACTGCCGCAGGCTCCGTGAGCGGCTCAGAGGGTGA
- a CDS encoding radical SAM protein translates to MHGLQPAIEEILRKGRDCAALSADEAIRLMNLAPESREVYALMECADYLSRSQFGGKGEKHLHIGLNVEACPMDCAFCSLTRRAGLFTERIDFSMEQILAWARQGEAAGADALNLMSTGTFSFESLLTIGRRLKEAVQVPLVANARDINHREGEQLLDAGFVGFYHAVRLGEGKVTPFDPARRIATIRVLNEVGLRWMNCVEPVGPEHTAAEIVELMLLARREKATYSGIMRRINFPGSPMEPYGMISERRMAQMVAVSRLVMGDTVKAHCVHEPNSLSLIAGANLLFPEVGSSPRDGKADTGEGRGRSVDKCSELFKEMEWDPGLPSGCF, encoded by the coding sequence ATGCATGGACTACAGCCGGCTATTGAGGAAATACTACGAAAAGGGCGGGATTGCGCCGCGCTTAGCGCCGATGAGGCGATCCGGCTGATGAACCTTGCCCCGGAAAGCCGGGAGGTCTATGCCCTTATGGAGTGCGCCGATTATCTGTCGCGCAGTCAGTTTGGCGGCAAGGGGGAAAAGCACCTGCACATCGGCCTGAACGTCGAGGCCTGCCCCATGGACTGCGCCTTTTGCTCGCTTACCCGGCGCGCCGGCCTCTTCACCGAGAGAATCGATTTCTCCATGGAGCAAATCCTTGCATGGGCCCGCCAGGGGGAGGCGGCCGGGGCCGACGCCCTCAACCTGATGAGCACCGGCACCTTCTCCTTCGAAAGCCTCTTGACGATCGGCCGCCGGCTGAAAGAGGCGGTGCAGGTGCCGCTGGTCGCCAACGCCCGCGATATCAATCACCGCGAGGGGGAGCAGTTGCTCGATGCCGGCTTTGTCGGCTTTTACCATGCGGTTCGCCTCGGCGAGGGCAAGGTCACCCCCTTTGACCCGGCGCGGCGCATCGCCACGATACGCGTTCTGAACGAGGTTGGACTGCGGTGGATGAACTGTGTCGAGCCGGTCGGCCCGGAACACACGGCGGCGGAGATTGTCGAACTGATGCTCCTTGCCCGCCGCGAAAAGGCAACTTACAGCGGCATCATGCGCCGCATCAATTTCCCCGGCTCGCCAATGGAACCGTATGGCATGATCAGCGAGCGGCGCATGGCCCAGATGGTGGCGGTCAGCCGCCTGGTCATGGGCGATACGGTCAAGGCCCATTGCGTCCACGAGCCGAACAGCCTGTCGCTTATCGCCGGCGCCAACCTGCTGTTTCCGGAGGTGGGATCGAGCCCGCGTGACGGCAAGGCCGATACCGGCGAGGGTCGCGGCCGGTCTGTTGACAAATGTTCGGAATTATTTAAAGAGATGGAGTGGGATCCGGGCCTGCCTTCCGGCTGTTTTTGA
- a CDS encoding transcriptional repressor — MTNQREIILRELINSQRHLAADELYDIVKKIMPRISLATVYRNLEILSEAGIIGKLEISGRQKRFDYDPSEHDHIYCMVCHRVDNLEMAHKGLTTEEFAAAVGYSITGYRLEIVGICPECQKKTNTKENEA; from the coding sequence ATGACCAATCAAAGGGAGATAATTCTCCGTGAGCTTATCAACAGTCAGAGACACCTGGCGGCGGATGAGCTGTATGATATCGTCAAGAAGATTATGCCGCGCATCAGCCTGGCGACTGTTTACCGGAATCTTGAGATCCTTTCGGAAGCTGGGATTATAGGCAAGCTTGAGATCAGCGGCCGACAGAAGCGCTTTGATTATGACCCCTCGGAGCACGATCATATTTATTGTATGGTCTGTCACCGGGTTGATAACCTGGAAATGGCACATAAGGGCTTAACCACAGAGGAATTCGCTGCGGCGGTTGGCTATTCAATTACCGGATATCGACTGGAAATTGTCGGTATATGCCCGGAATGTCAAAAAAAGACTAATACTAAGGAGAATGAAGCATGA
- a CDS encoding NrtA/SsuA/CpmA family ABC transporter substrate-binding protein codes for MTEKRSTMKFRCITLVALSLALLLHATGLFAEELKVGTWKTAQTIQPFFFQEFLPQGDTVRVFPFTNPADQKTALLAGSLDMTGTTLAHAIQSAVMGQPVVVVAALCNKASALVVRSDGPVQTVADLKGRKIGYVPGTMHEILLREALQRSGLAPTSDVTLVRVDFFDMGTALAKGGIDAFLSGEPFPSLAVQEGYGRIIAYPYFGESVGTINAALLVTREMVDKQPARVQKLVDAHAGATSRLNGDREAWLRLAETFGTPRAVLERAAGNIELAWAMDEDYVGKARVLGERMQALGVIDRQPDYTKLFDLRFVKNVPQAPPGR; via the coding sequence ATGACCGAGAAAAGAAGTACCATGAAGTTTCGCTGTATCACCTTGGTCGCGCTGTCTCTGGCCTTGCTGCTGCACGCCACCGGCCTCTTCGCCGAGGAACTGAAGGTCGGCACCTGGAAGACCGCCCAGACCATCCAGCCCTTTTTCTTTCAGGAGTTTCTGCCCCAGGGCGATACCGTCCGGGTCTTTCCTTTCACCAACCCGGCTGATCAGAAAACCGCCCTCCTTGCCGGCAGCCTCGACATGACCGGTACCACCCTGGCCCATGCCATTCAGTCGGCGGTCATGGGTCAGCCGGTGGTGGTGGTGGCCGCCTTGTGCAACAAAGCCTCGGCCCTGGTGGTGCGGAGTGATGGCCCGGTACAGACGGTCGCTGACCTGAAGGGGCGAAAGATCGGCTATGTGCCGGGCACCATGCACGAGATCCTGCTGCGTGAGGCACTGCAACGCAGCGGCCTGGCGCCGACCAGCGATGTCACCCTGGTGCGGGTCGATTTCTTCGACATGGGCACCGCCCTGGCAAAAGGCGGCATTGACGCCTTTCTCTCCGGCGAGCCCTTTCCTTCGCTGGCGGTTCAAGAGGGCTATGGCCGGATCATCGCCTATCCCTACTTCGGTGAGTCGGTGGGGACAATCAATGCCGCCCTGCTGGTGACCAGGGAGATGGTCGACAAGCAGCCGGCCAGGGTCCAGAAGCTGGTTGACGCCCATGCCGGGGCGACCAGCCGTCTCAACGGCGATCGCGAGGCCTGGCTGCGGCTGGCGGAGACCTTCGGCACGCCGAGGGCCGTTCTCGAACGAGCCGCCGGCAACATCGAGCTGGCCTGGGCGATGGATGAGGACTATGTCGGCAAGGCCAGAGTTCTCGGCGAGCGGATGCAGGCCCTCGGGGTCATCGACAGGCAGCCGGATTATACAAAGCTCTTTGATCTGCGGTTTGTAAAAAATGTTCCCCAGGCTCCGCCCGGCCGCTAG
- a CDS encoding ABC transporter permease encodes MAKKGGGMKARETLLALLLPAFGLGAWYLAAESGAMPGYLLPHPATVLRAAAMYVFGDPGAGPYAGRFAGDFSASLTRVLLGFFLAALLGVPLGLLSGRIALVNHLLSSTVGGLRAVPGICWLPPAMIWFGIGLKTTVFLVAMAAFFPIYLNALTGARLVPQIYLQAGAMLGVSGVSRVFAVLIPHAMPNIIAGLRLGLGISWAYLVLGELTGVPDGLGAVIMDARMLGQIDIIVVGIILIAVIGRLCDRLLLVAMRLSFKSAARMQ; translated from the coding sequence GTGGCGAAAAAAGGAGGGGGGATGAAGGCAAGAGAGACACTGCTGGCACTGCTCCTCCCGGCCTTTGGCCTTGGCGCCTGGTATCTTGCCGCAGAAAGCGGCGCCATGCCCGGCTACCTCCTGCCTCACCCGGCAACGGTGCTTCGTGCCGCTGCCATGTATGTCTTCGGCGACCCCGGCGCCGGCCCATATGCCGGGCGGTTCGCCGGTGATTTTTCCGCCTCGCTGACCAGGGTGCTGCTCGGCTTCTTCCTCGCTGCCCTGCTCGGTGTTCCCCTCGGCCTGCTTTCCGGCCGCATCGCCCTGGTGAACCACCTGCTGTCCTCGACGGTAGGTGGCCTGCGGGCGGTTCCCGGGATCTGCTGGCTGCCGCCGGCGATGATCTGGTTCGGCATCGGCCTTAAAACCACAGTGTTTTTGGTGGCGATGGCGGCATTTTTCCCAATTTATCTCAATGCCCTGACCGGTGCCCGCCTGGTGCCGCAAATCTACCTGCAGGCCGGCGCCATGCTTGGTGTCTCCGGTGTCAGTCGGGTATTTGCCGTCCTCATCCCCCACGCCATGCCCAACATCATTGCCGGTCTGCGCCTTGGCCTGGGGATTTCCTGGGCGTACCTGGTGCTTGGTGAGCTGACTGGTGTCCCCGACGGGCTGGGCGCGGTCATCATGGACGCCCGGATGCTCGGCCAGATTGATATCATTGTCGTCGGCATCATCCTCATTGCCGTCATCGGCAGGCTGTGCGACCGGCTGCTGCTTGTTGCCATGCGCCTCTCTTTTAAAAGCGCCGCGAGGATGCAATGA